The following are encoded together in the Rhineura floridana isolate rRhiFlo1 chromosome 21, rRhiFlo1.hap2, whole genome shotgun sequence genome:
- the TRAF4 gene encoding TNF receptor-associated factor 4, which translates to MMRRLLSQHMLSECPKRTQPCTYCAKEFLYDTIQNHEYQCPRYPVPCPNQCGAPSIAREDLSGHLKDNCTTALALCPFKEAGCKHRCPKVSMGRHLDENTKLHLGLMCALVVRQRQELGELRREVEELAVGSDGVLIWKIADYARKLQEARARSNYESFSPPFYTHRYGYKLQVSAFLNGNGSGEGSHLSVYIRVLPGQYDNLLEWPFAYRVTFSLLDQSDPSLSKPQHITETFLPDPAWKNFQKPGSGRTSLDESLLGFGYPKFISHEDIKKRNYVRANAVFIKASVEIPQKILS; encoded by the exons ATGATGCGCAGGTTGCTCTCTCAGCACATGCTTTCCGAGTGCCCCAAGCGCACGCAGCCCTGCACCTACTGCGCCAAGGAGTTCTTGTACGACACCATCCAG AACCACGAATACCAATGCCCGCGTTATCCTGTGCCTTGTCCGAACCAGTGTGGGGCGCCCAGCATTGCCAGGGAAGACCTCAGCGGGCACCTGAAGGACAACTGCACCACGGCGCTGGCGCTCTGCCCCTTCAAGGAGGCTGGTTGCAAACACCGG TGCCCGAAGGTGTCAATGGGTCGCCACCTGGACGAGAACACCAAGCTCCACCTGGGCCTGATGTGTGCCCTGGTGGTGAGGCAGCGGCAGGAGCTGGGGGAACTGCGCCGCGAGGTGGAGGAGCTGGCGGTGGGCAGCGACGGCGTCCTGATCTGGAAGATTGCTGACTACGCCCGGAAGCTGCAAGAGGCCAGGGCCCGCAGCAATTACGAGTCCTTCAGTCCCCCCTTCTACACTCACCGCTACGGCTACAAGCTCCAAGTGTCGGCCTTCCTCAACGGCAACGGGAGCGGCGAAGGCAGCCACCTCTCGGTCTACATCCGGGTGCTGCCCGGCCAGTACGACAACCTTTTAGAGTGGCCCTTTGCCTACCGCGTCACCTTCTCCCTCCTGGACCAGAGCGACCCCTCTCTCTCCAAGCCGCAGCACATCACCGAGACCTTCCTCCCGGACCCGGCCTGGAAGAACTTCCAGAAGCCTGGATCGGGCCGCACCTCCCTGGACGAGAGCCTGCTGGGGTTCGGCTATCCCAAGTTCATCTCCCATGAGGACATCAAGAAGCGCAATTATGTGAGGGCCAACGCTGTCTTCATCAAGGCGTCCGTGGAGATCCCCCAGAAAATTCTCTCTTGA